The Polyodon spathula isolate WHYD16114869_AA chromosome 3, ASM1765450v1, whole genome shotgun sequence genome has a segment encoding these proteins:
- the LOC121312893 gene encoding E3 ubiquitin-protein ligase znrf2-like isoform X2, translating into MGAKQSTSSPSANGRTRAYSGSDLPSSTSSSTDTSRTAALAMRYGHYGPSTHGASGATAAVAHHLGSRTRSMGGGGGGSGTRAQALNQPGLNIPNSSATYSSQESGNSTPEENTGERDRSGGGHGGPRLMIGSLPAHLSSHMFGGPAVVMMRQYVAPQLKSWKQHSFIYLFMYCLFVFLCLTSDFTHYHHMT; encoded by the exons ATGGGTGCCAAACAAAGTACCAGTAGCCCATCTGCAAACGGCCGAACCAGGGCTTATTCGGGGTCGGATCTGCCTTCCAGTACTTCTAGCAGCACTGATACCAGTCGGACTGCAGCTCTGGCGATGAGGTACGGTCATTATGGCCCTTCCACCCATGGGGCCTCGGGAGCCACTGCCGCTGTCGCTCATCATCTTGGCTCAAGGACCCGGTCCATGGGGGGCGGTGGAGGTGGGTCAGGCACCCGAGCCCAGGCGCTGAATCAGCCCGGGCTCAATATTCCCAACAGCAGTGCAACTTACAGTTCCCAGGAGTCCGGTAACAGCACCCCAGAAGAAAATACTGGAGAACGTGACAGGTCAGGCGGGGGTCACGGGGGGCCCAGGCTCATGATAGGCTCGCTTCCTGCACACCTTTCGTCTCATATGTTTGGAG gGCCGGCAGTGGTAATGATGCGGCAATATGTGGCACCCCAGCTGAAAAGCTGGAAAcaacattcattcatttatttatttatgtattgtttgtttgtttttctttgtttgaccAGTGATTTTACACATTACCACCACATGACCTAA